A window of Hymenobacter siberiensis genomic DNA:
TTTTTTTCTGATGTCAGCCGCTTTTTTTTCTTCTTTTTTCAAGCAACTGGCCGGCGCTGCTCTGTGCAGCGCCCTCTTAGCTGGCTGCGGCCACGCGCTGCCCCAGGTGCCCGGCTTCGATGCCGCTACCTGGCGCGCCGACCCCTACGCCTGCAAAAACCAGCGCCGAGCGGCCGTGCCCGCCCTCACCAAGGCCAAAGAGCAGCTCTACGAAGCCCGGGCCGATGACGTAAACGCCCTGCTCGGCCCGCCCGATGAGGAGGAGCTGCGCGCCGGTACCGAGAAAGTGTACTACTACTACCTGGAGCCCGGCTCCCAGTGCGACGCCGGCCACGCCCGCTCGGGGGCCGCCTGTATCAGCCTGCGCTTCGGGCCGCTGGGCACCGTCACCGAAGTACTCACCGACCCGCTATCGTCGAAATAAAAAAAGGGCCCGCCAGAAATCTGGCGGGCCCTTTTCGTTTAATAGTTTTTTTTAGCCGAGGCCGTTACCGGCATTGGAAGGGCCATCATTGGGCTGCCCGTTTTGCTGCTGCAGCTGGCTGAGCTGCGAAGGCGTCAGAATACGGCTGCATTCCTGCTCAAACTGCGCCTCCAGCTCGGCGACTTTGGCGGCGCGGGTGGGCTCATCGGCCCGGTATTGCTGGTCGATGTTGTGCATGCCGGCCAGCCTGGTGCGGTTCAGGGGCAATAGCTTCAGAAACTGGCCTTCGTTGAGATGGAGCCGATTGGTCATCTCCCGGGTTTCGGCAATGGCGGCGGCTTCGGTCGAGGACTTCCGGGCTACGGTCATTTTTGCAGTCGGATGCTCGGCAAGCCGGTCTGACATCTGAGCGTGGGCCGAAAAGAAAGCTAAAACAAAGACGATGATGAGAGAATGCTTGAACATAATAAATATCTTTTTGTCAGTAACCAAGAGCTGATTTCCCCCGAAACGTCTGCAAGATATTATTCGGTTTCTGCTTTGCCTAATTTATTTTATAAAATATAAAAAATGTAATACTACTTAGCTCAAAAAAATGCCCTTAACAGGGCCTTTTTTTATAATCATGCTGTAAAATCCGGTTACTCCATACTCACTTTTGCCTGATGCTCAGAAGCTTTGAAATACTGCATGGCAACGAGTGACGTTACCATCCCGGTCATGGTGCCCAGCAAAATGATGCCTAGGCCGCCAATGAGTACTCCGAGTTCTGCACCGAACAAGTTCCGAGCCTGAATTTGCTGCATGGCAGACTGACTGATGCCGCCCAGCAGCCAGAAAAAGGCACCCAGCAGCACCGAGGCCGCCAAGGCCGTGATGATGCCCGTACTAAAGCCCTGGAAATACGACATGTGCCGCCCTTTGGCCCGCTTGAGGCGACGAATGGAGAGCACCACGCCTGCCGCCAGAATTACGATATCGAGCGTACCTGCTTCGATTTGACCCAAAAATCCGGCTGCAGCGGCAATACCGGTATAAACTGCCAGCACGACGGCCGTGAACGCGCCCATGCGGATGCCATTGCTTTCGGAAGTCAATTGATTGTCTGCCATGCCCGTAAGAGGTAAAAATGAGAAATCAGCCGGCGCGCCGGCCACAAATACTATACTACCTATACTTGCCCCGGTGGCGGAGGGTTATCCTTTGCTGGGTGGGGCCGGGTGCGGCAGCGACCGTTGCGGGTAGCTGCGGGCACTAATTGCCCTGCTAGTTAGTTATTTTCGGGAGGCTTGGCAACTACTTTTTTCGCAACGATTCCAACGGAGGTCCTGTTGCGTAATTTTGCCGGGCTGCCGCGTGCCAATGCGCGGCTTTTGTGAGCTACTATTTTCTGACTGAATGATTTCGACCACCAATGTGAGCCTGCGCTACGGCAAGCGCATCCTGTTTGAAGACGTTACCGTTAAATTCCTGCCGGGCAACTGCTATGGCCTCATCGGGGCCAATGGGGCGGGCAAGTCCACGTTCCTGAAAATCCTGTCGGGTGAGCTGGAGCCGAACACCGGCTCGGTGGAGATGCCGGCCGGCCAACGACTGGCCGTGCTGAAGCAGAACCAGTTTGCCTACGACGACCAGCCCGTGCTGCAGACCGTGATTCAGGGCCACCAGCGCCTGTATGCGGTGATGAGCGAGAAGGATGCCCTCTACGCCAAGGCCGACTTCACGGACGCCGACGGCGAGCGCGCCGCCATTCTGGAAGGCGAATTTGCCGACCTCGAAGGCTGGAACGCCGACTACGAGGCAGCCGAGCTGCTCTCCGGCCTCGGCATCACCGAAGACAAGCACTACTCGCTGATGTCGGACCTCGGCGCCAGCGAAAAGGTACGCGTGCTGCTGGCCCAGGCCCTGTTTGGCAACCCCGACGTGCTGCTGCTCGACGAACCGACCAACAACCTGGACGCGGAGAGCGTGCTCTGGCTGGAAAACTTCCTCGACTCGTTTCAGAACACGGTGATTGTGGTGAGCCACGACCGCCACTTCCTCGACGCCGTGTGTAACTACATGGCCGATTTGGACTTCTCGAAAATCACGATGTACCCCGGCAACTACAACTTCTGGTACGAGAGCAGCCAGCTGGCCCTGCGCCAACGCCAGGACGTGAACAAGAAAACGGAGGACAAGCGCAAGGAGCTCGAAGAGTTTGTGCGCCGCTTCTCGGCCAACGCCTCAAAATCGAAGCAGGCTACCAGCCGCCAAAAGCTGCTGCAAAAGCTCACGCTGGAGGAAATCAAACCGTCGTCGCGCCGCTACCCCTACATTGCTTTCAAGCCCGAGCGCGAAGCCGGCAACCAGCTGCTGGAAGTGAATGGCGTGGCCAAGACCGTAGACGGCCAGTCGGTACTGAAAAACGTGTCGTTCACGCTGGATAAGGGCGATAAGGTGGCCATCGTGGGCCGCGACGACCGGGCGGCCTCCCTCCTGTTCGATATTATTTTTGGTGAAGCCACGCCCGACAAGGGCGAGTATAAGTGGGGGACCACCATCACCCCCAGCTATTTCCCCAAGGAAAACAGCTCCTTCTTCCAGGCCGACAACATGAACCTGGTGGACTGGCTGCGCCAGTACTCGGTGGAGAAGGACGAGAGCTTTGTGCGCGGCTGGCTGGGCCGGATGCTTTTTTCGGGCGAGGAGTCGCAGAAAAAGCCCAACGTGCTGAGCGGCGGCGAGAAAGTTCGCTGCATGCTCTCCAAAATGATGTTGGAAAGCGGCAACGTGCTGGTACTGGATGACCCGACGAACCACTTGGACCTGGAAAGTATTCAGGCCCTGAACAACGGCCTGAAGGAATTCTCCGGCTCGCTCATTTTCGCCTCGCACGACTTGCAGTTTATCGAAACTGTGGCCAACCGCATCATCGAGCTCACGCCCGATGGCATCATCGACCGCCGGATGAACTACGAAGAGTATCTGGCCGATGAAACGCTGAAAGCCCAGCGCCAGAAAATGTACCAATTGGCTTAATCAATCGACGAATGGCGGCCGGAAAATGAATAATTTTCCGGCCGCTTTCGTTATCCGGCTACGCCCCGTCACCCTACTTACCTTCTTTTTTAATCCTTCGCATGAAACGTCATTTGTTTCCGGTACTGCTGGTAGTTGCGGCGGCTGGGCTGCCCGCTTTCCGGGCCCAGGCCCAGGACAAGCCCGTGCTGAACACGGCCCCGCCCGCGCCGCAGCCGGCCCCACCCCGGCCCACGCCGGTGCCCGCCACCCCAGCCCCCGAATCCACTCCCGAGCCGACTTTCAGCGCCCCGGTACAATCGACGCCTGACGCCCCTTCGGGCCTGGATTTCCCCAACCGCAAGGCCACGAAGGCCGGCGGCGCCGAAGACAAGCCGCCAACGAAGAAGTTCATTTACACCAACTTCGGACTGGGCTTCAGCTCCTACAACGGCCTGAGCCAGTTCAATGTGAGTGCGGCTCCGGCCATCGGCTTCCGCATCACGGATAAGTTTGCAGTTGGCCCCGGCATTTCGTATGCCTACAGCAGCTTCAGCCTACCCAACAACTCGCAATATGTTCTTACGGCCAACGGCGACAAGAGCATCAACACCAGCAGCCTGGGCTTTAAAGCATTCGCGCAGTACATCGTGTACAAGGAGTTTTTCGTGCACGCCGAATACGAGGTAACGAACGCGCAGCTTATTGACCAGGATGCCAACCTGTATTTCTATAAATACAAGCGCACGGTGGCAACGCCCCTCGCTGGCATTGGCTACCGCTCGTATCTGGGGCAGAATGCAGCGGTTGATATTGTCGGCCTATACAATTTCGACAACACTATTTCTTCGTTATATCCACCGCTGGTAATTCGCTTTAGCTTCCTGTTTAATTTCGGAAAATAACGCTGAAATTGATTTTCGAAAACACAGAAAAGCCGCACTGGAAATCCAGTGCGGCTTTTCTGTGTTTTATAAGTTACCCTTTTCGGGTTGCGCTAGATGGCGCTTCGGCCGCTAATAACGCGGAGGAGGATGGCGATGATGGCAATGACCAGCAGGACGTGAATAATACCGCCGGTGAAGAAGTTGCCGAAGAAGCTTACAGCCCAGATGATAACCAGAATTACGGCGATGATATACAGGAGATTGCCCATGGCTTTGTAAAATTAAAGAAGGATAAGGAGAGGTGAAAAATGTTAGAGAAGTGTCTCTGGGGCATTGTACGGGGGGGTTATTTAAAAGGATATGGTAATCGAAAAAATATTTTCCAGACCTCAAACAAAAAGTCGGGTAGCCAATGCTGCCGTAGCTTTGTTGTAGCAGGCTATCTGGCCGCTCAACTTATCCCACCCACTCTTTTTCCGCTACTTATGAACGTCGCCGTTATTGGCTCCGGCACCATGGGCAATGGCATTGCCCATGTATTTGCCCAGCACGGTTTTTCTGTCTCGCTGATTGATATCAACCAGCCGGCCCTGGACCGCGCCCTGGGCACCATCACCAAAAACCTCGACCGTCAGGTAACTAAAGCCACCCTGAGCGAGGATGATAAAATGGCCACCCTGGGCCGCCTGAAAACCTTCACCTCCATTCAGGAAGGCGTGGCCGGCGTGGGCCTGGTGGTGGAAGCCGCCACCGAAAACGTGGACCTGAAGCTCCAGATTTTCCGCGACCTCGACCAGTACGCGCCCGCCGAGGCCATTCTGGCCTCGAATACGTCGTCGATTTCCATCACCAAAATCGCGGCCGTCACCAAGCGCCCGCAACAGGTCATTGGCATGCACTTCATGAACCCAGTGCCGGTGATGAAGCTGGTGGAGGTGATTCGCGGCTATGCCACTTCCGATGCCGTGACGCAGCAGGTGATGGAGCTGTCGCGCCAGCTGGGCAAAACGCCCACCGAGGTGAACGACTACCCCGGTTTCGTGGCCAACCGGATTCTGATGCCCATGATTAACGAGGCCATTATCACACTGTTTGAGGGTGTGGCCGGCGTGGAGGAAATCGACACGGTGATGAAGCTGGGCATGGCCCACCCCATGGGCCCGCTGCAGCTGGCCGATTTCATCGGGCTGGATGTGTGCCTGGCCATTCTGCGGGTACTGCACGAGGGCTTGGGCAACCCCAAATACGCCCCCTGCCCCCTGCTGGTAAACATGGTAATGGCCGGCCGCCTGGGCGTGAAGTCGGGCGAAGGCTTCTACCAATACACCGCCGGTTCGAAAGACCTAGTGGTGGCGGAGCGGCTGCGGAAGTAGGACCGCGCCGTAAGGTATAGAAATAGGACTTACGCAGTTGAAACACTAACAAACTGAAAAACAGCAATATAACAAATATACGTCTTGAATGCAAGTCGTTGATTTTCAGGTTACATAGCTTTTGAAGTGCGTAAGGTATAGAAAGAACGTCACGCCTCGGCTGCGCTCGGCGTGACGTTCTTTCTATACCTTACGGATGTAAGGAAATAACCTGCGCTACGTCTACCGCGTTGTTACCACAACCAACGAATCAATTTCCTACCCATGCAAAAAGCAACATTTGGCGCCGGCTGCTTCTGGTGCGTCGAAGCCGTATTTCAGAACCTGAACGGGGTTGAAAAAGTGGTTTCCGGCTACGCCGGTGGCCGCATTGCCAACCCAACTTATAAAGAAGTTTGCAGCGGCCTCACCGGCCACAACGAGGTTATCGACATCACGTTCGACCCGGCCGTTATCAGCTACAAGGAGCTGCTCGAAATCTTCTGGAAAACCCACGACCCGACCACCCTCAACCGCCAGGGCAACGACGTGGGCACGCAATACCGCTCGGGTATCTACTACCACAACGACGAGCAAAAGCAGCTCGCTGAAGAGTACAAGCAGAAACTAAACGACGGCCACGCCTTCCCCAACCCCGTGGTGACGGAGATTCTGCCCGTTCCTAATTTCTACCCCGCCGAGGACTACCACCAGAACTACTTCAACCTGCACGGCCACGAGCCCTACTGCCAGTTTGTGGCCCGCCCCAAGGTGGATAAGGTGAAAGCGCTGTTTGGCGAAAAGCTGAAGGCGGGTGTCTGAACCGCGGATTTATCGGATTGGTCGGATTCACCGAATTTTGTGGCCGACTTTCGCACCAGTATTCAAAGCAAAAAGGCTGCCCACTGGGCAGCCTTTTTTAGTACATCAACGTCAGGAGTAGTCGGCTACGAAATCCGGTAAATCCGCGGTTCAGACACTCACACCAAAATCCCGCAGCGCGTCATTGAGGCTCGTCTTCAAATCCGTGCTCGGCTTGCGCTGACCGATGATAAGTGCGCAGGGCACCTGGTATTCCCCGGCGGGGAATTGCTTGGGAATGGTGCCGGGAATGACCACCGAGCGCGGCGGCACGTAGCCACGGTACTCCTTGGGCTCGGGGCCCGTGACGTCGATAATTTTGGTGCTGCCGGTGATGGTGACGCCCGCGCCAATCACAGCTTCCTTACCAATGCGGCAGCCTTCTACCAGAATGCAGCGCGAGCCGATGAAGGCGCCGTCTTCGATGATGACGGGGGCCGCCTGCACGGGCTCCAGCACACCGCCGAGGCCGACGCCGCCGCTTAGGTGCACGCCCTTGCCCACCTGGGCACAGCTGCCCACGGTGGCCCAGGTGTCCACCATGGTGCCTTCGCCTACGTAGGCGCCGATGTTGGTGTAGCTGGGCATGAGGATGACGCCAGGGGCCAGAAACGCGCCGTAGCGAGCCACGGCGGGCGGCACCACGCGCACCTGCTGGCCGGCGTAGTCGGTTTTGAGCAGCATTTTATCGTGAAACTCGAAGGGACCGACTTCCTGGGTGCTCATCTGGCGGACGGGGAAGTAGAGAATCACGGCCTTTTTCACCCACTCGTTGATGGTCCACTCGCCGCCGTCTTCGGTGGGCGGGGTGGCCACGCGCAGACGGCCCTTATCGAGTTCCTCGATGACGTGCTCGATGGCGGCTTTGGTTTCGGGGGTCTGGAGCAGGGCGCGGTCGGCCCAGGCGGCTTCAATTTGGGTTTGCAGGTCAGCCATTTAATGAGGCGAAAGGATTAATGGGCAAAGCCGCCGGAGAATGCCAGCGCGCTTTAGAAGCTGCAAAAATAGCATCTTTGGGCCGTGCATGGTTCCGGAACACCCCAATTCGTTATTCTACTGGCCTCGGTGTTGAAGCCGGTGGACGATACCCGTATGCGGGGAAAGTTCGCCGAAACCCTCGCGGAACGGGCCGGAACCCGGGTGCACATTGCCGGGCGGGCCACGACCGGTGCAGGCGCTAACCCCGCAAATAACATCCTCCACCCTATTTTCAGTGGTACTCGCCTCAGCCTGGGCCGGCTGGCCGGGCAGTGGCGCTACGGGCAACTCCTGCACCGGCTCAAACCCGGGGTAGTCATCGTGCATGCGCCGGAACTGCTGCCGCTCACGCTGCTCTGGCAGGCGCTGGGCCAGGGCCGGAAGTTCCTCTACGACATCCGCGAAAACTACGCCCTCAATGTTTCGACGCAGCGCGTGTACCAGGGGTTCACGCGGCGCGGGCTGGCAGCCGGGCTGCGCTGGGTGGAGGGGCTGGCGGCGCGGCGGGCCGCCGGCGTTATTCTGGCCGAAGCCAGCTACGCTGCCGAGCTGCCATTTCTGAATGAGCTACCACCGGGCCGCATTGTGGTGCTCGAAAACAAATACCAGCCCCAGCCCGGCGAAAAGCTGCGGCCTCAGCCCATCGCGCTGCCACCACCCACAGAGCCGCTGCGCCTGCTGTACTCCGGCACCATTTCCGAGCTCAACGGCGTGTGGGAGACCCTTGCCCTGGCCGGGCAGCTGCGCGCCGCGTGGCCCGGCGGGGTGCGGCTCACCATCATCGGCTTCTGCCAGCAGCCCGAGCTGCTACGGCAGCTGCTGGCAGAAGCCGCGCAGCACCCCGCCTGGCTCTCGCTCATTGGCGGGGCCGAGCCTGTGCCCCACGCCCGCATTGTGGCCGAAATAGGCTGCAGCCACCTCGGCCTGCTGCCCTACCGACCGCATACCAGCACCGAACGCTGCCGGCCTACCAAGCTGTTTGAGTACCTGGCGCACGGGCTGCCGGTGCTGGCCGCGCCCAACCCGCTGTGGCAGGAATTGCTGACGGCCCACGGCGCGGGCCTGCCGCTCACCTTCGGGCAGCCCATCGATGGGCCAGCGCTGGCCGCACGGCTGCAAGGCTACTCCTTTTACCCCCACGGCATTCCCGGCGACGTACTCTGGGCCGGTGAAGGCAAAAAATTGTGGCATTTGCTGGATACTGTGATTTAACCTGCCACCTTTGCGCCCCAATTTGCCCGTAGCACATAGTCACTTTACTGTATTTATTAACGCCCCTGCGGCGGTTACTTCTCCTCCAGCCCAACTTTATGCTCCCACCATCCATGGCAACTTTACGTCACTCATTCATCGCCGGGGTCGGCCACTATGTTCCGAGCCGCGTGGTGAAAAACGCCGAGCTGGAACCAATGATGAACACCTCCGATGCCTGGATTCAGGAGCGCACTGGTATTCAGGAGCGCCGCTGGTTCGAGGAAGGCAAGGATACCACCGCCAATATGGGCGCTAACGCGGCCCGCAAGGCCCTCGAAATGGCCGGCGTAGAAGCCAACGACGTGCAGCTGATTGTGTTCGCCACGCTCTCGCCCGATTATTTCTTCCCCGGCTCCGGCGTACTCATGCAGCGCGAGCTGGGCATGACCAACAACTGCCCCGCCCTCGACGTGCGCAACCAGTGCTCGGGCTTCATCTACGCCCTCTCAGTGGCTGACCAGTTCATCCGCACCGGCATGTACGACACGGTGCTCGTAGTGGGCTCCGAAATTCATTCCTCGGGCCTCGACAAGACGCCTGAAGGGCGCGGCGTTTCTGTCATTTTCGGTGACGGGGCGGGTGCCATGCTGCTTCGCCCCAGCACTTCCGATGAGCACGTCCTGCTCAGCACTCACCTGCACGCCCAGGGCGAGCATGCCGAGGAGCTCATCGTGAAGGAGCCCAGCTCAAACCGCGAAAACCGCGTGGACTACATCATGGCCAACAAAGCCGAGCTCTTCCCCTACATGAACGGCCAGAACGTGTTCAAGCACGCCGTGGTGCGCTTTCCGCAGGTCATCAAGGAGGCGCTGGACCAGAACGGCATGCAGGCGTCGGATATCGACATGCTCATCCCGCACCAGGCCAACCTGCGCATCACCCAGTACGTGCAGCAGAAAATGGGCCTCAGCGACGATAAGGTGTTCAGCAACATCCAGCGCTATGGCAACACCACGGCCGCCTCGGTGCCGCTGGCCTTCAGCGAAGCCGTGCAGGAAGGCAAAATCAAGCGCGGCGACCTCGTATGCCTGGCCGCCTTTGGCTCGGGCTTCACCTGGGCCTCGGCGCTGTTGAAATTTTAAGTAGTTTTTATTAGCGGGCAGTTCGGGCCGGTGTGAAGCGCGCATTTTTACATGCAGCTTTGCACTGGCCTTCCTGTTCCGCCCCTGTCAGTATGAGCGACTCCCCGTCCAGCCCCCAACCGCCCAAACTCCCAAGCCAAACCGAGGAAAATTACCTCAAAGCCGTTTTTAAGCTGGCCGAGGCCGAGCCCGAAACGCCCGGCGTGAGCACCAATCGCATCGCGGCTGCCCTCGATACCCGCGCCGCGTCCGTGACCGATATGCTGCGCCGCCTGGCCGACAAAGGCCTGCTGAATTACGAAAAGTACCGAGGCGTGCAGCTCACGGCCGAGGGCCGCCGGCTGGCGCTGCTCACCATTCGCAAGCACCGGCTCTGGGAGGTTTTTCTGGTGCAGCAGCTCGGCTTCAGCTGGGACGAGGTGCACGAGGTGGCCGAGGAGCTGGAGCACGTGCAGTCGCCGCTGCTCATGCGCCGGCTCGACGCCTTCCTGGGCTACCCCGTGCTCGACCCGCACGGCGACCCCATTCCCACCGAGGACGGGGCCATGCGCCGCCCCGCCCACCGCCTCCTGGCCGACCTCAACGCCGGGGAGCGCGGCACGTTATCGGCCGTTAAAAACACCTCGCCGCCCTTCCTGCAATACCTCGACAAGGTGGGCTTGCAGCTGGGTGCCGAGGTTGAAGTGCTGGACAAGGTGGCCTTTGACAACTCCTTCGAGCTGAGGATAAACCGGGAGCGTACC
This region includes:
- a CDS encoding 2,3,4,5-tetrahydropyridine-2,6-dicarboxylate N-succinyltransferase → MADLQTQIEAAWADRALLQTPETKAAIEHVIEELDKGRLRVATPPTEDGGEWTINEWVKKAVILYFPVRQMSTQEVGPFEFHDKMLLKTDYAGQQVRVVPPAVARYGAFLAPGVILMPSYTNIGAYVGEGTMVDTWATVGSCAQVGKGVHLSGGVGLGGVLEPVQAAPVIIEDGAFIGSRCILVEGCRIGKEAVIGAGVTITGSTKIIDVTGPEPKEYRGYVPPRSVVIPGTIPKQFPAGEYQVPCALIIGQRKPSTDLKTSLNDALRDFGVSV
- a CDS encoding metal-dependent transcriptional regulator, with the protein product MSDSPSSPQPPKLPSQTEENYLKAVFKLAEAEPETPGVSTNRIAAALDTRAASVTDMLRRLADKGLLNYEKYRGVQLTAEGRRLALLTIRKHRLWEVFLVQQLGFSWDEVHEVAEELEHVQSPLLMRRLDAFLGYPVLDPHGDPIPTEDGAMRRPAHRLLADLNAGERGTLSAVKNTSPPFLQYLDKVGLQLGAEVEVLDKVAFDNSFELRINRERTTLISAEVSRNLFVTA
- the msrA gene encoding peptide-methionine (S)-S-oxide reductase MsrA: MQKATFGAGCFWCVEAVFQNLNGVEKVVSGYAGGRIANPTYKEVCSGLTGHNEVIDITFDPAVISYKELLEIFWKTHDPTTLNRQGNDVGTQYRSGIYYHNDEQKQLAEEYKQKLNDGHAFPNPVVTEILPVPNFYPAEDYHQNYFNLHGHEPYCQFVARPKVDKVKALFGEKLKAGV
- a CDS encoding glycosyltransferase → MHGSGTPQFVILLASVLKPVDDTRMRGKFAETLAERAGTRVHIAGRATTGAGANPANNILHPIFSGTRLSLGRLAGQWRYGQLLHRLKPGVVIVHAPELLPLTLLWQALGQGRKFLYDIRENYALNVSTQRVYQGFTRRGLAAGLRWVEGLAARRAAGVILAEASYAAELPFLNELPPGRIVVLENKYQPQPGEKLRPQPIALPPPTEPLRLLYSGTISELNGVWETLALAGQLRAAWPGGVRLTIIGFCQQPELLRQLLAEAAQHPAWLSLIGGAEPVPHARIVAEIGCSHLGLLPYRPHTSTERCRPTKLFEYLAHGLPVLAAPNPLWQELLTAHGAGLPLTFGQPIDGPALAARLQGYSFYPHGIPGDVLWAGEGKKLWHLLDTVI
- a CDS encoding ABC-F family ATP-binding cassette domain-containing protein translates to MISTTNVSLRYGKRILFEDVTVKFLPGNCYGLIGANGAGKSTFLKILSGELEPNTGSVEMPAGQRLAVLKQNQFAYDDQPVLQTVIQGHQRLYAVMSEKDALYAKADFTDADGERAAILEGEFADLEGWNADYEAAELLSGLGITEDKHYSLMSDLGASEKVRVLLAQALFGNPDVLLLDEPTNNLDAESVLWLENFLDSFQNTVIVVSHDRHFLDAVCNYMADLDFSKITMYPGNYNFWYESSQLALRQRQDVNKKTEDKRKELEEFVRRFSANASKSKQATSRQKLLQKLTLEEIKPSSRRYPYIAFKPEREAGNQLLEVNGVAKTVDGQSVLKNVSFTLDKGDKVAIVGRDDRAASLLFDIIFGEATPDKGEYKWGTTITPSYFPKENSSFFQADNMNLVDWLRQYSVEKDESFVRGWLGRMLFSGEESQKKPNVLSGGEKVRCMLSKMMLESGNVLVLDDPTNHLDLESIQALNNGLKEFSGSLIFASHDLQFIETVANRIIELTPDGIIDRRMNYEEYLADETLKAQRQKMYQLA
- a CDS encoding lmo0937 family membrane protein, with the protein product MGNLLYIIAVILVIIWAVSFFGNFFTGGIIHVLLVIAIIAILLRVISGRSAI
- a CDS encoding 3-hydroxybutyryl-CoA dehydrogenase — protein: MNVAVIGSGTMGNGIAHVFAQHGFSVSLIDINQPALDRALGTITKNLDRQVTKATLSEDDKMATLGRLKTFTSIQEGVAGVGLVVEAATENVDLKLQIFRDLDQYAPAEAILASNTSSISITKIAAVTKRPQQVIGMHFMNPVPVMKLVEVIRGYATSDAVTQQVMELSRQLGKTPTEVNDYPGFVANRILMPMINEAIITLFEGVAGVEEIDTVMKLGMAHPMGPLQLADFIGLDVCLAILRVLHEGLGNPKYAPCPLLVNMVMAGRLGVKSGEGFYQYTAGSKDLVVAERLRK
- a CDS encoding 3-oxoacyl-ACP synthase III family protein codes for the protein MATLRHSFIAGVGHYVPSRVVKNAELEPMMNTSDAWIQERTGIQERRWFEEGKDTTANMGANAARKALEMAGVEANDVQLIVFATLSPDYFFPGSGVLMQRELGMTNNCPALDVRNQCSGFIYALSVADQFIRTGMYDTVLVVGSEIHSSGLDKTPEGRGVSVIFGDGAGAMLLRPSTSDEHVLLSTHLHAQGEHAEELIVKEPSSNRENRVDYIMANKAELFPYMNGQNVFKHAVVRFPQVIKEALDQNGMQASDIDMLIPHQANLRITQYVQQKMGLSDDKVFSNIQRYGNTTAASVPLAFSEAVQEGKIKRGDLVCLAAFGSGFTWASALLKF